Part of the Nitrospirota bacterium genome is shown below.
AGCTGAATCCCGACGAGGTGGTCGCGCTGGGCGCGGCCGTCCAAGCGGACATTCTGAGCGGCGGCACTCAGGACATGCTGTTGCTCGACGTCACGCCGCTGTCGTTGGGGATCGAGACGATGGGCGGGGTGATGAGCATCCTGATCCGCCGCAATACCACGATCCCGGCCAGCGCCAAGGAAATGTTCACCACTTATGTGGACGGCCAGACGTCCGTCGACATTCACATCCTGCAAGGAGAGCGGGAACTGGCCAAAGACAACCGCAGCTTGGCCCGCTTCCAGTTGAAAGTGCCACCGCTGCCCGCCGGCATTCCGCGCATCGAGGTCACGTTCCTGATCGACGCGAACGGAATTCTCAACGTCTCCGCGCGCGATGTGCGGACCGGCGAGACCCAATCGATCCAGGTGAAACCGTCCTACGGGCTCACCGATGAAGAAGTCGAACGGATGATCGGCGAATCATTCAAATTCGCGGCCGAAGATCTGAAAGCGCGCCAGGTGATCGAGGCCCGGACGGAGGCCGAGGCTATTCTCAAGGCGACCGACAAAGCCCTCAAGCATGGCGGACACCTCATCAGCGCCGATGAAATCGCCGCGATCAAGGCGGCCGTGGCGACGCTGGAGTCCGCCAAGGCGACGGAAGAACACCAAGCCATCCGCGCCCGGATTGCGGATGTCGAGAAGGCCACACACCATCTCGCGGAGGTGCTGATGGACACGGCGCTGAAAGAAGCGCTCGAAAACAAGAAACTCTCGGAGTTGCCGTGATAGGGCATGGGGCCAGGGGCGAGAGGCAAGGGATAAGAAGGGCGACGCCCCGGGCCTCTCGCTTCGTGCCTCTAGCCTAGGAGTCGCTATGGATCTGAAGTGGCAGGACGCAGAGGAGATCGCGATTCGCTTGTTGGAAACTCACCCGGATACCGACCCACTGACGGTCCGCTTCACGGACCTGCACGCCTGGATCGTCGCGTTACCGGAGTTCAAGGACGATCCCAAAAGGTCGAACGAGAAAATTCTGGAAGCGATCCAGATGGCCTGGCACGAGGAATACCAGGACGCCAAGTCGTAGCTGTTCCCGCAACCCGCCGGAGTCGCTCGCCTCTCAGTTCGGTGTATCAGGGTGACCGCCTTCCTCGACCGCCGGTTGTCCCTCCGGGATCTGGTCCAGCTTATAGAATTCGGTCGGATCGAGGCGCTGGGGCGCGACCTGCGTCGGTTCCGTTCCCTTTGCAAACAATTCGACGGTGCCCTGTTCCACTTGGTCGGAGGTCAGCAGGCCGGTTGAAGGATCCACTTTCACGAAGACCACGTCGTCCGGAATCGTGAACGGCACGACCGGCAGTTGTTTGAGCGCTTCTTTCATGAAGTCGATCCAGATCGGCAAGGAGGCATGGGCGCCGGATTCGGTCTCGCCGAGCGGTCGCCGGTCGTCGAAGCCGACCCAGGTTCCCGCCGCCAGATTCGGCGTGGCGCCGATGAACCAGGCGTCCGTGTAATCATTGGTCGTGCCGGTCTTGCCCGCCACCGGCCGGCCAATGGACTTCGCCAGCTGGCCGGTCCCCCGTTGAACGACGTCTTCCATCATATTCGTAATGAGATAGGCGGTTTCCTTGGGGATGGCCTGGCGAGGCTCAGGCACGGTTTCTTCCAACGTGCGACCGGTGTTGTCTTTCACGCTGGCAATGGCATAGGGCTCGACGCGCACGCCCTGATTGACGAACACCCCGTAGGCCGACACCAGTTCCACCAGGCTGACGCTGCTGGAGCCCAGGGCGAGCGACAGGTCCGGGGTCAAGGGACTGACAATGCCGACCGATCGGGCGAATTCGATCACGTTCCGCACACCGACTCTCTCCAACAGCCGGACCGTCGCCAGGTTGCGCGAGTGAATGAGCGCCTCTCGCAAGCTGATCATGCCGAAGAAGCGCCGCTCGTAATTCTCCGGCTTCCAGATTTTCTCTTCGTCTTCCTGCTCGTAGACCACCGGTGCATCGAGCACCAACGTCGCCGGGCTCATCCCTTGGCTCAGGGCCGTCGCGTAAATGATCGGCTTGAACGCCGAACCGGGCTGACGATGGGCCATGACCGCGCGGTTGTACTCGCTCCGGCTGAAGTCGAAGCCGCCGACCATCGCGCGGATGGCGCCGGTCCTGGGATCGATCGCCACGAGCCCGCCCTCGACGATCGGCGTCTGCTCCAGCCGCAGATGCACGAGGTCGCGATCGACCTTCTTGACGGCGACTTCGATCACATCTCCCGGCTTGAGCAGTTGCTTCGGGTTTTGCACCAGCACGAAGTCCTTGGTCGGATCCCGGCCCTTCAGCCGCCGCTTCGCCCACGCCATATCGTCGAACGAGAGCCGCCCAATCCCCGTGCCGATGTGGACCAGCACATGGTCTTTGCCGACCTTGGTGACCATGCCTTCCATCATGTCCCCTTCCTTCAACATCTGGGACACGGCCGGCGGGGTTGCGGTCAACGTCGCGAGATCGACGGTCCGGAGCGGTCCGCGCCACCCCTGCCGCTTATCCAGATCGCGGAGTCCGTTGCGAACGGCGGCTTCGGCGGCCCTCTGCATCTCGACGTTCAGCGTCGTGAAGACCTCCAATCCGCCCTTGTACACCATCGCTTCGCCATACTTGGCGACCAGAAGCTGTCTGACATGCTCGATGAAATAGGGCGCGATCTGCTCCGCGCCGGGCCGGCGGAACGCCAATGGCTCCGCCGCCGCTTGTTCCCGCTCTTCGGGCGTGATGAACCCCGCTTCTTCCATGCGGGCCAGCACGTGTTCCTGCCGCTTTTTCGCCCGCTCCGGCGCTTTGAAGGGCGAATAGGCGCTCGGCGATTTAGGCATGCCGGCGAGAAACGCCGCTTCCGCGAGCGTCACTTTCGGCAGATCTTTTCCGAAATAGGTCTGCGCCGCGGCCGCGACTCCGTAAGCGCCCTGCCCGAAGTAAATCTGGTTCAGGTACATCTCCAGAATCTGTTCCTTGGTCAGCACCAACTCCATCTTGTACGCAAGGATCAATTCCTTGAGCTTGCGCTCGAACGTCCGTTCGGACGAGAGAAACAGGGATCGCGCGAGTTGCTGCGTGATGGTGCTCGCGCCTTCGACCCTGCCGCCTCGCCGGAGGTTGGTCCAGGCCGCGCGCAAGATCCCGACGACGTCAAGGCCCGGATGCTCGAAAAAGCGCGCGTCCTCCACGGCGATGACGGCCTGGATCAGAGGTTTGGGAATCTCCTGGAGCGGCGTCAGCAGGCGACGCTCGATGAAGAATTGTCCGATGATCTGCCGGTCATCCGAATAGACGCGGGTGACCAGGCTGGGCTGGTAGTTCTGCAGCGGATCGAGCGGCGGCAGGTCTTGCGAAAAATACCACAGCACACCGGCGGCGGAACCGCCAGCCAGAAACACCATGGCCGTCCCAGCCAACAGGACGATGTGCCACCACGCCCATCGTCGGGGCCGCTCCCGAACCTCGATGAACCGATCGCTGTCAGGCACGCGAACGAATCTCCAGAGAGGATGGACACGGGGGGATGTGAACGATAATCAACCATACAATGCATGTTCTAAAAACTCAAGCGACAGGCGGTTCCCGATCCAGTTCTGAGCGATGAGCGCTGAGTGCGGTTGACGCCCAAGAAACCCGGAAAGGCGGCCTTGTTCCGCAGGAGGCCGTTCGGGTATAGTGCTTCGACGCCTTCACTGCGAGGCGTCTTTTTTTGGAGAGAGGAGCCCGGCTCGATTCATGACCCAACACGCGCCCTCCGGTGTTCAGCCAAGCGCCCGACGCGCTCCTCACGGGCGTCGGGCCGACATCCGTAACGTCGCTATCATCGCCCATGTGGACCACGGCAAGACCACCCTGGTCGACGCCCTACTCCGCCAGACGCACGCGCACCGCAAGATCGACGACATGGGCGAACGGATTCTCGACTCGATGGACCAGGAGCGCGAGCGCGGC
Proteins encoded:
- the iscX gene encoding Fe-S cluster assembly protein IscX translates to MDLKWQDAEEIAIRLLETHPDTDPLTVRFTDLHAWIVALPEFKDDPKRSNEKILEAIQMAWHEEYQDAKS
- a CDS encoding PBP1A family penicillin-binding protein yields the protein MPDSDRFIEVRERPRRWAWWHIVLLAGTAMVFLAGGSAAGVLWYFSQDLPPLDPLQNYQPSLVTRVYSDDRQIIGQFFIERRLLTPLQEIPKPLIQAVIAVEDARFFEHPGLDVVGILRAAWTNLRRGGRVEGASTITQQLARSLFLSSERTFERKLKELILAYKMELVLTKEQILEMYLNQIYFGQGAYGVAAAAQTYFGKDLPKVTLAEAAFLAGMPKSPSAYSPFKAPERAKKRQEHVLARMEEAGFITPEEREQAAAEPLAFRRPGAEQIAPYFIEHVRQLLVAKYGEAMVYKGGLEVFTTLNVEMQRAAEAAVRNGLRDLDKRQGWRGPLRTVDLATLTATPPAVSQMLKEGDMMEGMVTKVGKDHVLVHIGTGIGRLSFDDMAWAKRRLKGRDPTKDFVLVQNPKQLLKPGDVIEVAVKKVDRDLVHLRLEQTPIVEGGLVAIDPRTGAIRAMVGGFDFSRSEYNRAVMAHRQPGSAFKPIIYATALSQGMSPATLVLDAPVVYEQEDEEKIWKPENYERRFFGMISLREALIHSRNLATVRLLERVGVRNVIEFARSVGIVSPLTPDLSLALGSSSVSLVELVSAYGVFVNQGVRVEPYAIASVKDNTGRTLEETVPEPRQAIPKETAYLITNMMEDVVQRGTGQLAKSIGRPVAGKTGTTNDYTDAWFIGATPNLAAGTWVGFDDRRPLGETESGAHASLPIWIDFMKEALKQLPVVPFTIPDDVVFVKVDPSTGLLTSDQVEQGTVELFAKGTEPTQVAPQRLDPTEFYKLDQIPEGQPAVEEGGHPDTPN